From the genome of Desulfuromonas acetoxidans DSM 684:
ACAGCGCAAAATCAATGCATTACAGCGCACTGAAAACATGTTGTTTTATTTATGTTCAAATGCGCCCAACCAGTGCACATTATTTACTCAACAAAAAACTAACAATGCTGACATTTTAAGCAATTACAGAATGTGCGCAGCCGAGTAAGCAAGCCACATCTGCCATTCTTCTTCAAAGTTCGGTGTCAAAATTCCACGACCAAGAGCACCGTCAATCTCTTGTGGCGTCCAAAAGCGCACTTCATCAATTTCCGTCCGATTAAAACAGATTTTTCCATCATAAACCACAAGATAAGTCATGACATTTTCAGATTCAAAATCATTACGAATTTTCGATGGATACAGCAACTTCAACGATAGCCCATGAATCCCCAATTCCTCATTCATCTCCCGATAAGCTGCCTGAAGATAATTCTCTCCCGGATCAACATGTCCACCAACGCTGGTATCCCATTTTCCCGGCTGGACATCCTTTAGTTCGGAACGCTTTTGCAGCAACAAATCTCCTGAGGAGTTGAACACAAGAACATGGGAAACACGATGAACAAGGTCGGGATTACCATGACATTCGTTTCGTGGTCTCAGGCCGATCACCTGGTCATCGCTATCGACAATCTC
Proteins encoded in this window:
- a CDS encoding NUDIX hydrolase, whose protein sequence is MLQKRSELKDVQPGKWDTSVGGHVDPGENYLQAAYREMNEELGIHGLSLKLLYPSKIRNDFESENVMTYLVVYDGKICFNRTEIDEVRFWTPQEIDGALGRGILTPNFEEEWQMWLAYSAAHIL